A window of Cucurbita pepo subsp. pepo cultivar mu-cu-16 chromosome LG06, ASM280686v2, whole genome shotgun sequence contains these coding sequences:
- the LOC111796717 gene encoding long-chain-alcohol oxidase FAO4A-like, whose protein sequence is MTEPGKLRDPKMGYFGAAASYGGNGESKPQLHQCVIDLHGGADNDGGPAGISQHANSNYSLSAAEMESLAALCDTFLPSVAATDGSASEYFETSASAAGTPERVGGMIKERVRHPKKWLMRVSLWMLSTWYGTYILCGNGSLSNHFPYFQRFSKVSQREREQVVVSWSLSYFLLLRMFYRTVKILCHLAFFTQVDEEMNNISWKAIDYPGSDPQFKAKARQSEEWNLKEKVRSREIEEEEEELYGPLFKGIVNLEHQQVAVGALRKFGFPVTLLSPSTKSPSPSMIIKCDAVVVGSGSGGGVVAGVLASAGYKVVVLEKGSYCARTNLSLLEGPAMEEMYLSSGLVATDNMNVLILAGSTVGGGSTVNWSASIQTPSHVTREWSDEYELELFRSNLYKEALEVVCKRMGVQSEIENEGFNNAVLRKGCEELGCKAMNIPRNSASDHYCGWCCLGCKNGRKKGTAETWLVDLVRSGNGAILPGCEAIRITQEKDGRERNRAKGVAFEFECGSGAKQMCLVESKVTIVACGALCTPPLLKRSGLRNPNIGKNLHLHPVTMAWGYFPAETDESWPEKDKKSYEGGIMTAMCNIGSSPDQEPGYGGAVIQTPALHPGLFSILMPWVSGTNIKQRMCKFSRTAHVFALARDKGSGTVESSSSLSYIMDDGDEKNLQKGLEKALKILGAAGAEEIGTHHNKGRSINVKKVSYREYERFVKEESSRPLKDLLTPICSAHQMGSCRMGIGAKDSVVNQRGETWEVEGLFIADSSVFPTALGVNPMVTVQAIAYCTAQSVLETLKRKRN, encoded by the exons ATGACCGAACCTGGAAAGCTTCGAGATCCAAAAATGGGATATTTCGGTGCGGCGGCGAGTTACGGCGGCAACGGGGAGTCGAAACCGCAACTCCACCAGTGCGTGATAGATCTCCACGGCGGCGCCGACAACGATGGAGGACCGGCAGGAATTTCACAACATGCAAACTCCAACTACTCCCTCTCCGCCGCCGAGATGGAGTCTCTCGCTGCTCTCTGCGACACATTCTTGCCGTCGGTCGCCGCCACCGACGGATCCGCCTCTGAGTACTTTGAGAcctccgcctccgccgccgGAACTCCCGAAAGG GTGGGAGGGATGATAAAGGAGAGAGTGAGGCATCCAAAGAAATGGTTGATGAGAGTGAGCCTATGGATGTTATCAACATGGTATGGTACATACATTTTATGTGGGAATGGAAGCCTTTCAAATCATTTCCCATACTTCCAAAGGTTTTCAAAGGTTTCTCAGAGGGAAAGGGAACAAGTTGTGGTCTCATGGTCTCTCAGCTATTTCTTGCTACTCAGAATGTTCTACAGAACTGTAAAGATCCTTTGCCACCTTGCTTTCTTCACGCAG GTTGATGAGGAGATGAACAACATATCATGGAAAGCAATTGACTACCCGGGAAGCGACCCCCAATTCAAAGCTAAAGCCAGGCAGTCAGAAGAATGGAACCTGAAAGAAAAAGTCAGATCAAGAGaaattgaggaagaagaagaggagctTTACGGACCTCTTTTCAAAGGCATTGTCAATCTAGAACACCAACAAGTAGCTGTAGGAGCACTTAGAAAGTTTGGATTTCCAGTCACTCTTCTTTCCCCAAGCACCAAATCTCCCAGCCCTTCAATGATTATCAAGTGCGACGCGGTGGTGGTCGGGTCTGGGTCGGGCGGCGGAGTGGTGGCTGGTGTGCTAGCTAGTGCAGGGTACAAAGTGGTTGTATTAGAGAAAGGAAGCTATTGTGCTAGAACAAACCTGTCACTCCTTGAAGGACCAGCCATGGAAGAAATGTACCTATCAAGTGGGTTAGTGGCAACTGATAACATGAATGTGCTTATACTTGCAGGCTCTACTGTAGGTGGAGGTTCAACAGTCAATTGGTCAGCTTCAATTCAGACACCAAGCCATGTAACCAGAGAATGGTCGGATGAGTATGAATTGGAGCTGTTCAGAAGCAATTTGTATAAAGAAGCATTGGAAGTAGTCTGTAAGAGAATGGGAGTTCAGTCAGAAATTGAGAATGAAGGCTTTAACAATGCAGTTTTAAGAAAAGGGTGTGAGGAATTGGGTTGTAAAGCTATGAATATTCCTAGGAATTCAGCTTCTGATCATTACTGTGGATGGTGCTGTCTAGGCTGCAAGAATGGGAGAAAGAAGGGCACTGCAGAGACATGGCTTGTGGACTTGGTAAGGTCGGGAAATGGCGCTATACTACCGGGCTGCGAAGCCATTAGAATAACGCAGGAGAAGGACGGGCGCGAACGCAACAGAGCAAAAGGCGTTGCCTTTGAATTTGAGTGTGGATCAGGAGCCAAACAGATGTGCTTGGTTGAGTCCAAGGTGACTATTGTAGCATGTGGGGCGCTCTGTACTCCTCCATTGTTGAAAAGAAGCGGCTTGAGAAACCCCAATATTGGTAAAAACTTGCATCTTCATCCTGTGACAATGGCGTGGGGTTATTTCCCTGCAGAAACAG ATGAATCATGGCCAGAGAAAGACAAGAAAAGCTATGAAGGAGGAATAATGACAGCCATGTGTAACATAGGGTCATCACCTGATCAAGAACCTGGATATGGAGGAGCTGTAATCCAGACACCAGCATTGCACCCAGGCCTCTTCTCAATCTTAATGCCATGGGTATCTGgaacaaatatcaaacaaagaatgTGCAAATTTTCCAGGACAGCTCATGTATTTGCATTGGCAAGAGACAAAGGGTCAGGAACAGTAGAATCTTCAAGCTCATTAAGCTACATAATGGATGATGGGGACGAAAAGAATCTACAGAAAGGACTGGAGAAGGCTTTAAAGATTTTGGGAGCAGCTGGGGCAGAGGAAATAGGAACACACCATAACAAGGGAAGAAGCATAAATGTGAAGAAAGTGAGTTACAGAGAGTACGAAAGGTTTGTGAAAGAGGAAAGTTCAAGGCCATTGAAGGATTTGTTGACGCCAATCTGTTCAGCTCATCAAATGGGAAGCTGCAGAATGGGAATTGGAGCAAAGGATTCTGTGGTGAATCAGAGAGGGGAGACATGGGAGGTGGAAGGGCTCTTCATTGCTGATTCCAGTGTCTTTCCAACTGCTTTGGGAGTGAATCCTATGGTTACTGTTCAGGCTATTGCTTATTGTACTGCACAATCTGTCCTTGAAACTCttaaaaggaagagaaattga